A window from Streptomyces subrutilus encodes these proteins:
- a CDS encoding cupin domain-containing protein: MSTSDHAEASPAPAAPASFAVHVPDVPDAELEAEELDPAQIVSGEPVVTGRVLWESPDGRQVRGIWQITPGVVTDVEADELFVVVAGRATIEVEGGGTLEVGPGSACVLREGDRTTWTVHETLRKAYHISY; the protein is encoded by the coding sequence ATGAGCACCAGTGATCACGCCGAGGCCTCCCCGGCCCCCGCAGCACCCGCCTCCTTCGCCGTCCACGTCCCCGACGTCCCCGACGCCGAGCTGGAGGCGGAGGAGCTGGACCCGGCCCAGATCGTCTCCGGCGAGCCGGTCGTGACGGGCCGGGTGCTGTGGGAGTCCCCGGACGGCCGGCAGGTGCGCGGGATCTGGCAGATCACCCCGGGCGTGGTCACCGACGTCGAGGCGGACGAGCTGTTCGTGGTCGTCGCCGGCCGGGCCACCATCGAGGTCGAGGGCGGCGGGACCCTGGAGGTGGGGCCCGGCTCCGCGTGCGTGCTCCGGGAGGGCGACAGGACGACCTGGACCGTGCACGAGACGCTGCGCAAGGCCTACCACATCAGCTACTGA
- a CDS encoding glycerophosphodiester phosphodiesterase produces the protein MYVVRPAVAAAAAFLGFALTVLGQTPSSAASAARPPSPASPGAGSGVLSGPVVYAHRGASAYAPENTLDSIDLAMQLGFAWVENDVQRTSDGELVVIHDDTLARTTDVEQKFPDRKPWRVKDFTAAEIARLDAGSWFAQEYAGARVPTLRAYLDRVRRNQQRLLLEIKKPELYPGIEAQTLKVLGEAGWLDERHVAQRLVVQSFSADSVRLVHQLRPDLVTAFLGTPKAAELPEYARFADRINPWHTTISAEWVRAVHGLRGAHGRAMEVDTWIVDDPATARKVRDMGVDGIITNAPDVVQQAVDGF, from the coding sequence ATGTACGTCGTCCGACCCGCCGTCGCGGCCGCCGCCGCCTTCCTGGGCTTCGCCCTCACCGTGCTCGGCCAGACGCCCTCGTCCGCGGCCTCCGCCGCCCGGCCCCCTTCCCCGGCCTCGCCCGGCGCCGGCTCGGGGGTGCTGTCGGGCCCGGTGGTGTACGCGCACCGGGGGGCCTCGGCGTACGCGCCGGAGAACACCCTCGACTCCATCGACCTGGCCATGCAGCTGGGCTTCGCCTGGGTGGAGAACGACGTCCAGCGCACGAGCGACGGCGAGCTGGTCGTGATCCACGACGACACCCTGGCCCGCACCACCGATGTCGAGCAGAAGTTCCCCGACCGCAAGCCCTGGCGGGTCAAGGACTTCACGGCGGCCGAGATCGCCCGGCTGGACGCGGGCAGCTGGTTCGCCCAGGAGTACGCGGGCGCGCGGGTGCCCACCCTGCGCGCCTACCTCGACCGGGTCCGGCGCAACCAGCAGCGGCTGCTGCTGGAGATCAAGAAGCCCGAGCTCTACCCGGGGATCGAGGCGCAGACGCTGAAGGTGCTGGGCGAGGCCGGCTGGCTCGACGAGCGGCACGTGGCCCAGCGGCTGGTGGTGCAGAGCTTCAGCGCCGACAGCGTCCGCCTCGTGCACCAGCTGCGGCCGGACCTGGTGACGGCCTTCCTGGGCACCCCCAAGGCGGCGGAGCTGCCGGAGTACGCGCGGTTCGCCGACCGGATCAACCCGTGGCACACCACCATCTCCGCCGAGTGGGTCCGGGCGGTGCACGGGCTGCGCGGCGCCCACGGGCGGGCCATGGAGGTGGACACCTGGATCGTGGACGACCCGGCGACCGCCCGCAAGGTCCGCGACATGGGGGTGGACGGCATCATCACCAACGCCCCGGACGTGGTCCAGCAGGCGGTGGACGGCTTCTGA
- a CDS encoding uridine kinase — protein sequence MQLEAITWQRMAERLAGHLDDPGRTPGPGGRQRVGIDGAPAADTGLLAGHLADALRLHGRSVLVVPAEGFLRPASLRFEFGRRDVDAYLGGWYDTAALWREVFGPSDPGGSGRVLPDLWDPVTDRATRSPYVAVPPGGVVVVHGPLLLGHWFPFDLSVHVRLSPGALARRTEESARWTLPAFARYEAETDPAAAADAVVRADDPRHPAWTGVRTAGPDR from the coding sequence GTGCAACTGGAAGCGATCACCTGGCAGCGGATGGCCGAGCGGCTCGCCGGCCACCTCGACGACCCCGGGCGCACGCCCGGACCGGGCGGCCGGCAGCGGGTGGGCATCGACGGCGCCCCCGCCGCCGACACCGGCCTCCTCGCCGGACACCTCGCCGACGCCCTGCGCCTGCACGGCCGTTCGGTCCTCGTCGTGCCGGCCGAGGGGTTCCTGCGGCCGGCCTCGCTGCGCTTCGAGTTCGGCCGCCGGGACGTGGACGCGTACCTCGGAGGCTGGTACGACACGGCCGCGCTCTGGCGGGAGGTGTTCGGGCCGTCGGACCCCGGCGGCAGCGGCCGGGTGCTGCCCGACCTCTGGGACCCGGTGACCGACCGGGCGACCCGCAGCCCCTACGTCGCCGTGCCGCCCGGGGGCGTGGTGGTCGTGCACGGCCCGCTGCTGCTGGGGCACTGGTTCCCCTTCGACCTGAGCGTCCACGTCCGGCTCTCCCCGGGGGCGCTGGCCCGCCGCACGGAGGAGTCCGCGCGGTGGACCCTGCCCGCCTTCGCCCGCTACGAGGCCGAGACCGACCCTGCGGCGGCCGCCGACGCCGTGGTCCGCGCGGACGACCCCCGCCACCCCGCCTGGACCGGCGTCCGCACCGCGGGCCCGGACCGCTGA
- a CDS encoding WGR domain-containing protein, producing the protein MARETTYLELSQEDGAAHKFYEVTVDGTSVSVRYGRIGADGQLQTSSFPTSEKARAAAAKKVGEKVRKGYAPAVRGQRAARSVTRRQVTSAPSTARSVAPVLWRFRTGSSAFGIHVDEDRCWVGNQAGDVYTLSHGGEVLGRYSLPDGVKCLVADEFWIYAGCDDGTVYDLSSKVPFGAYDIAEDVDIFWLDIREGVLNVADRNGGLTVIDHEDEFQWSRRSAGSNAWMVRADDRAVYHGHSKGVTAYATDGGRELWHTKTNGSVLFGWQEEHAVYAGTGHHTVQRLAKATGAVEATYRCDAAVYSCATSPDGRHVFAGDYSSSVYCFDADGARLWKLSTGCGSALSMQYLDGRLYLVTTDGSLVCVDASEAAIADAQQGSVPTAMDVKSAAALPVYTPAASPAAVATVTVAAAPAGGVVVECVQQGGRVRVQVVSGGFEPSWNVQFPRGIREVGARYVVEGLHPAASGFYRVRGEIRRLV; encoded by the coding sequence ATGGCTCGGGAGACGACGTATCTGGAGCTGTCGCAGGAGGACGGCGCCGCGCACAAGTTCTACGAGGTGACGGTCGACGGCACCTCGGTCTCCGTCCGGTACGGACGGATCGGCGCGGACGGCCAGTTGCAGACCTCGTCGTTCCCGACCTCCGAGAAGGCCCGGGCCGCGGCCGCGAAGAAGGTCGGGGAGAAGGTCCGCAAGGGCTACGCCCCTGCCGTGCGCGGGCAGCGCGCCGCCCGGTCGGTGACCCGCCGCCAGGTCACGTCGGCGCCGTCGACGGCCCGGTCCGTGGCCCCGGTGCTGTGGCGCTTCCGCACCGGTTCCTCGGCGTTCGGCATCCACGTCGACGAGGACCGCTGCTGGGTCGGCAACCAGGCCGGTGACGTCTACACGCTGAGCCACGGCGGCGAGGTGCTGGGCCGCTACTCGCTGCCGGACGGGGTGAAGTGCCTGGTGGCGGACGAGTTCTGGATCTACGCGGGCTGCGACGACGGCACGGTGTACGACCTCTCCTCGAAGGTGCCGTTCGGGGCGTACGACATCGCGGAGGACGTGGACATCTTCTGGCTCGACATCCGCGAGGGCGTGTTGAACGTGGCGGACCGCAACGGCGGTCTGACCGTCATCGACCACGAGGACGAGTTCCAGTGGTCGCGGCGTTCGGCGGGCTCCAACGCCTGGATGGTCCGGGCGGACGACCGGGCGGTCTACCACGGGCACAGCAAGGGCGTGACGGCCTACGCCACCGACGGCGGCCGGGAGCTGTGGCACACGAAGACCAACGGCTCGGTGCTGTTCGGCTGGCAGGAGGAGCACGCGGTGTACGCGGGCACCGGCCACCACACCGTGCAGCGGCTCGCGAAGGCCACCGGCGCGGTCGAGGCCACCTACCGGTGCGACGCGGCGGTGTACTCGTGCGCCACCTCCCCGGACGGCCGCCACGTCTTCGCGGGCGACTACTCGTCCTCGGTGTACTGCTTCGACGCGGACGGCGCGCGGCTGTGGAAGCTGAGCACCGGCTGCGGCTCCGCGCTGTCCATGCAGTACCTGGACGGGCGGCTGTACCTGGTGACCACCGACGGGTCGCTGGTCTGCGTGGACGCGAGCGAGGCGGCCATCGCGGACGCCCAGCAGGGCTCGGTGCCCACGGCGATGGACGTGAAGTCGGCGGCGGCGCTGCCCGTGTACACCCCCGCCGCGTCGCCCGCCGCGGTGGCCACGGTCACGGTGGCCGCGGCTCCGGCCGGCGGCGTGGTCGTGGAGTGCGTCCAGCAGGGCGGCCGGGTGCGCGTGCAGGTGGTGTCGGGCGGCTTCGAACCGTCCTGGAACGTGCAGTTCCCGCGCGGGATACGCGAGGTCGGCGCCCGGTACGTGGTGGAAGGGCTGCACCCGGCCGCGAGCGGCTTCTACCGGGTGCGGGGGGAGATCCGCCGCCTCGTGTAG
- a CDS encoding DUF2293 domain-containing protein, with protein MSLVVFESVKQIRCAECRQGPLRRLVRECGVPRCLDCADLGHLVYVPRGDAALTRRSREASSLSAVVVRFNRRRRRYERQGLLVEETALAGAERACLADAEARARRRERDRLRRAAEDTRFTAAFAAEILRLFPGCPADRALAIAAHASVRGSGRVGRSAAGRALGESAVSMAVRAAVRHADTDYDALLMAGVPRFAARARLAGRIDAVLDGWRTAAVS; from the coding sequence ATGAGCCTGGTGGTGTTCGAGTCCGTCAAGCAGATCCGTTGCGCGGAGTGCCGGCAGGGCCCGCTCCGGCGCCTCGTCCGCGAGTGCGGGGTGCCGCGCTGCCTGGACTGCGCCGACCTGGGGCATCTCGTCTACGTTCCGCGCGGGGACGCCGCGCTCACCCGCCGCTCCCGCGAGGCCAGTTCGCTCTCCGCCGTCGTGGTCCGCTTCAACCGGCGTCGCCGCCGCTACGAGCGCCAGGGCCTGCTCGTCGAGGAGACGGCCCTGGCCGGCGCCGAGCGGGCCTGCCTCGCGGACGCCGAGGCCCGTGCCCGGCGCAGGGAGCGCGACCGGCTGCGGCGCGCGGCCGAGGACACCCGCTTCACCGCCGCCTTCGCCGCCGAGATCCTCCGGCTGTTCCCGGGATGCCCGGCCGACCGGGCCCTGGCCATCGCCGCGCACGCCTCGGTGCGCGGCAGCGGCCGGGTGGGCCGCAGCGCCGCCGGCCGGGCCCTCGGCGAATCGGCCGTCTCGATGGCGGTACGGGCGGCGGTGCGGCACGCGGACACCGACTACGACGCCCTGCTGATGGCGGGCGTCCCCCGGTTCGCGGCGCGCGCCCGGCTGGCCGGCCGGATCGACGCGGTGCTCGACGGCTGGCGTACGGCAGCGGTCAGTTGA
- a CDS encoding pseudouridine-5'-phosphate glycosidase, translating to MSQHTASASSSPSSVPGSGSGSGSRSGSGSSGGAGVPVLSEEAREALDRGRPVVALESTILAHGLPRPRNLAVGVELEALVRAEGAVPATVAVVDGVAYAGLDKAGLERIAGGEGVRKLGHRDLAPALATGATGATTVSATAFLAARAGIRVFATGGLGGVHREWATTQDESADLALLARTRITVVCAGVKSILDVPGTLQRLETLGVGVLGYGTERFPGFYLADSGEPLDWTVHRPEEVAAVMAAQDALGGPRSALLVARPVAESDQLDPELHDRVLARALAECAERGITGQAVTPFLLGFLVRATGGASLEANLAAVRGNVRLGARIAGAWAARA from the coding sequence ATGTCACAGCACACAGCATCCGCGTCCTCGTCCCCGTCGTCCGTGCCCGGTTCCGGCTCCGGCTCCGGTTCCCGCTCCGGCTCCGGCTCCTCCGGCGGGGCCGGCGTCCCGGTCCTGTCGGAGGAGGCGCGCGAGGCGCTCGACCGCGGCCGGCCCGTCGTGGCCCTGGAGTCGACGATCCTCGCGCACGGCCTGCCCCGCCCCCGCAATCTGGCGGTGGGCGTCGAACTGGAGGCGCTGGTCCGCGCCGAGGGGGCCGTTCCGGCCACGGTCGCCGTCGTGGACGGGGTGGCGTACGCGGGGCTCGACAAGGCCGGGCTGGAACGGATCGCGGGCGGCGAGGGCGTGCGCAAGCTCGGCCACCGTGACCTGGCGCCCGCCCTGGCGACGGGGGCGACCGGGGCGACGACGGTGTCGGCGACCGCCTTCCTGGCCGCGCGGGCGGGCATCCGGGTCTTCGCCACGGGCGGGCTGGGCGGCGTGCACCGGGAGTGGGCGACGACCCAGGACGAGTCGGCGGACCTCGCGCTGCTGGCCCGGACGCGGATCACGGTGGTCTGCGCGGGGGTGAAGTCGATCCTGGACGTGCCCGGTACCCTCCAGCGGCTGGAGACGCTGGGCGTGGGCGTACTGGGCTACGGGACGGAACGTTTCCCCGGCTTCTACCTGGCCGATTCCGGCGAGCCGTTGGACTGGACCGTGCACCGGCCCGAGGAGGTCGCGGCGGTGATGGCCGCTCAGGACGCGCTCGGCGGACCGCGGTCGGCGCTGCTGGTGGCCCGTCCGGTGGCCGAGTCGGACCAGCTGGACCCGGAGCTGCACGACCGGGTGCTGGCACGGGCGCTGGCCGAGTGCGCCGAGCGCGGGATCACCGGCCAGGCCGTGACCCCGTTCCTGCTGGGGTTCCTCGTACGGGCCACGGGCGGCGCCTCGCTGGAGGCCAACCTGGCGGCGGTCCGGGGCAACGTCCGGCTCGGCGCCCGGATCGCGGGGGCCTGGGCGGCCCGGGCGTGA
- a CDS encoding carbohydrate kinase family protein — translation MTGPGVEEGALLVVGDVVTDVVAVHPRPLAPDTDTPARIRTLPGGAGANAACWASRAGVAEVRLLARVGAESARWHERALLDAGVRPRLVVDPDEPTGTVVALVGGDAERTFLTDGGASLRLSPADWAPGLLDGAAHLHLSGYLFFADSSRELARVALGAARGRGVPVSVDPASAGFLAELGPRRFLDAVAGVTVLLPNEDEARLLAGLPETAGTARAAAELSRRVPLVVVTRGAAGALVAEGGRVTAEVGVESVRALDSTGAGDAFTGGFLAARLAGATAADSARAGCREAAAAVGRLGGRPA, via the coding sequence GTGACCGGGCCCGGGGTGGAGGAGGGCGCGCTGCTGGTCGTCGGGGACGTGGTGACGGACGTGGTCGCGGTGCACCCGCGGCCGCTGGCCCCGGACACGGACACCCCGGCCCGCATCCGGACCCTGCCGGGCGGGGCCGGGGCGAACGCGGCCTGCTGGGCGTCCCGGGCGGGGGTCGCGGAGGTGCGCCTGCTCGCGCGGGTGGGCGCCGAGTCGGCCCGGTGGCACGAGCGGGCGCTGCTGGACGCGGGGGTGCGGCCGCGGCTGGTGGTGGACCCGGACGAGCCGACCGGGACCGTGGTGGCGCTGGTCGGCGGGGACGCCGAGCGGACCTTCCTGACGGACGGCGGGGCCTCGCTGCGGCTCTCCCCCGCCGACTGGGCGCCGGGCCTGTTGGACGGCGCGGCCCATCTGCACCTGTCGGGCTACCTGTTCTTCGCCGACAGCAGCCGGGAGCTGGCCCGGGTCGCGCTGGGGGCGGCCCGCGGGCGCGGAGTACCGGTGAGCGTGGACCCGGCCTCGGCAGGCTTCCTGGCCGAGCTGGGCCCGCGCCGGTTCCTCGACGCCGTGGCGGGGGTCACCGTACTGCTGCCCAACGAGGACGAGGCCCGGCTGCTGGCCGGGCTCCCGGAGACGGCCGGTACGGCCCGCGCGGCGGCCGAGCTGAGCCGGCGGGTCCCCCTGGTGGTGGTGACCCGGGGCGCTGCGGGGGCCCTGGTCGCGGAGGGCGGCCGGGTCACCGCCGAGGTCGGGGTGGAGAGCGTGCGGGCCCTGGACTCCACGGGCGCGGGCGACGCGTTCACCGGCGGCTTCCTCGCGGCGCGGCTGGCGGGCGCCACGGCCGCGGACTCCGCCCGCGCGGGCTGCCGCGAGGCCGCCGCGGCGGTCGGCCGGCTGGGCGGCCGACCGGCGTGA
- a CDS encoding methylated-DNA--[protein]-cysteine S-methyltransferase, producing MDSTERPRGPHLEWTVVPSGIGPLLLAATPEGLVRVEFHAAPERVDAMIGPLVSRLGADAWRPEAGGEVLLAEPVRQLAAYFAGSLRRFDLPLDWRLSAGFNRQVLHALDRSVPYGAVVGYGELAARVGQPGAAQAVGHAMGSNPLPVVVACHRVVENDGGIGGFGGGVETKRLLLALEGVLPQPLF from the coding sequence GTGGACAGCACCGAGCGGCCCCGCGGGCCGCACCTCGAATGGACCGTCGTCCCCAGCGGCATCGGCCCCCTGCTCCTGGCCGCGACCCCGGAGGGACTGGTCCGGGTCGAGTTCCATGCCGCCCCGGAGCGGGTGGACGCGATGATCGGCCCGCTCGTCTCCCGCCTCGGCGCCGACGCGTGGCGGCCGGAGGCGGGCGGGGAGGTGCTGCTCGCCGAGCCGGTGCGCCAGCTCGCCGCGTACTTCGCCGGGTCGCTGCGCCGCTTCGACCTGCCGCTGGACTGGCGGCTCAGCGCCGGTTTCAACCGGCAGGTCCTCCACGCGCTCGACCGTTCCGTGCCGTACGGGGCGGTCGTCGGCTACGGGGAACTGGCCGCCCGGGTCGGACAGCCCGGCGCCGCCCAGGCGGTCGGGCACGCCATGGGCTCGAACCCGCTGCCGGTGGTGGTGGCCTGCCACCGGGTCGTGGAGAACGACGGGGGCATCGGCGGTTTCGGCGGCGGCGTGGAGACCAAGCGCCTGCTGCTCGCCCTGGAGGGCGTCCTGCCGCAGCCCCTGTTCTGA
- the uvrB gene encoding excinuclease ABC subunit UvrB, with translation MRPVSKIERTVAPFEVVSPYQPSGDQPTAIADLEKRIRAGEKDVVLLGATGTGKSATTAWMIEKLQRPTLVMAPNKTLAAQLANEFRELLPNNAVEYFVSYYDYYQPEAYVPQSDTYIEKDSSINEEVERLRHSATNSLLTRRDVIVVASVSCIYGLGTPQEYVDRMVSLKVGEEIDRDQLLRRFVDIQYTRNDVAFTRGTFRVRGDTIEIFPVYEELAVRIEMFGDEIEALSTLHPLTGEVISEDRDLYVFPASHYVAGPERMEKAVRGIEAELADRLAELEKQGKMLEAQRLRMRTTYDLEMMRQIGSCSGIENYSLHMDDRERGSAPNTLIDYFPEDFLLVIDESHVTVPQIGAMYEGDASRKRTLVDHGFRLPSALDNRPLKWEEFQERIGQTVYLSATPGKYELSRGDGFVEQVIRPTGLIDPEVVVKPTEGQIDDLVHEIRERVAKDERVLVTTLTKKMAEDLTEYFLELDIQVRYLHSDVDTLRRIELLRELRAGEYDVLVGINLLREGLDLPEVSLVAILDADKQGFLRSGTSLIQTIGRAARNVSGQVHMYADTVTPAMEQAIEETNRRREKQIAYNTAHGIDPQPLRKKINDIVATIAREELDTEELLGTGYRQAKDGKAAKAPVPALGGKADRTRGGKGARGAGSGEVLTDRPAAELAALIEQMTERMRGAAAELQFEVAARIRDEVGELKKELRQMKEAGLA, from the coding sequence ATGCGGCCCGTATCGAAGATCGAACGCACGGTGGCGCCTTTCGAGGTCGTCAGCCCCTACCAGCCCAGCGGTGACCAGCCGACGGCCATCGCCGACCTGGAGAAGCGCATCCGTGCAGGTGAGAAGGATGTCGTCCTGCTGGGTGCGACCGGCACCGGCAAGTCGGCGACGACCGCCTGGATGATCGAGAAGCTTCAGCGCCCCACCCTGGTCATGGCGCCGAACAAGACCCTGGCCGCGCAGCTGGCGAACGAGTTCCGCGAGCTGCTGCCGAACAACGCCGTCGAGTACTTCGTGTCGTACTACGACTACTACCAGCCCGAGGCTTACGTACCGCAGTCCGACACCTACATCGAGAAGGACTCCTCGATCAACGAGGAGGTGGAGCGGCTGCGCCACTCCGCCACCAATTCGCTCCTCACCCGGCGCGACGTGATCGTCGTCGCCTCCGTGTCCTGCATCTACGGCCTCGGCACCCCGCAGGAGTACGTCGACCGGATGGTCTCCCTCAAGGTGGGCGAGGAGATCGACCGGGACCAGCTGCTGCGCCGCTTCGTCGACATCCAGTACACGCGCAACGACGTCGCCTTCACCCGCGGCACCTTCCGCGTCCGCGGCGACACCATCGAGATCTTCCCGGTCTACGAGGAACTGGCCGTCCGGATCGAGATGTTCGGCGACGAGATCGAGGCCCTCTCCACCCTGCACCCGCTGACCGGCGAGGTCATCAGCGAGGACCGCGACCTGTACGTCTTCCCCGCCAGCCACTACGTCGCCGGCCCCGAGCGGATGGAGAAGGCCGTCCGCGGCATCGAGGCCGAGCTGGCCGACCGCCTCGCCGAGCTGGAGAAGCAGGGCAAGATGCTGGAGGCCCAGCGGCTGCGCATGCGCACCACGTACGACCTGGAGATGATGCGGCAGATCGGGTCCTGCTCCGGCATCGAGAACTACTCGCTGCACATGGACGACCGCGAGCGCGGCTCCGCGCCCAACACCCTGATCGACTACTTCCCCGAGGACTTCCTCCTCGTCATCGACGAGTCCCACGTCACCGTGCCCCAGATCGGCGCGATGTACGAGGGCGACGCCTCGCGCAAGCGGACCCTGGTCGACCACGGGTTCCGGCTGCCGTCCGCGCTCGACAACCGTCCGCTGAAGTGGGAGGAGTTCCAGGAGCGCATCGGCCAGACCGTCTACCTGTCGGCCACCCCCGGCAAGTACGAGCTCTCCCGCGGCGACGGCTTCGTCGAGCAGGTCATCCGCCCCACCGGCCTCATCGACCCCGAGGTCGTGGTCAAGCCCACCGAGGGCCAGATCGACGACCTCGTGCACGAGATCCGCGAGCGCGTCGCCAAGGACGAGCGGGTCCTGGTCACCACCCTCACCAAGAAGATGGCCGAGGACCTCACCGAGTACTTCCTGGAGCTCGACATCCAGGTCCGCTACCTGCACAGCGACGTGGACACGCTGCGCCGCATCGAGCTGCTGCGCGAGCTGCGGGCCGGCGAGTACGACGTCCTGGTCGGCATCAACCTGCTGCGCGAGGGGCTCGACCTGCCCGAGGTCTCCCTGGTCGCCATCCTCGACGCCGACAAGCAGGGCTTCCTGCGCTCGGGCACCTCGCTGATCCAGACCATCGGCCGCGCGGCGCGCAACGTCTCCGGCCAGGTCCACATGTACGCGGACACCGTCACGCCCGCGATGGAGCAGGCCATCGAGGAGACCAACCGGCGCCGCGAGAAGCAGATCGCCTACAACACGGCCCACGGCATCGACCCCCAGCCGCTGCGCAAGAAGATCAACGACATCGTCGCGACCATCGCCCGCGAGGAGCTCGACACCGAGGAGCTGCTGGGCACCGGATACCGCCAGGCCAAGGACGGCAAGGCGGCCAAGGCCCCCGTCCCGGCACTCGGGGGCAAGGCCGACCGGACCAGGGGCGGCAAGGGGGCCAGGGGCGCCGGCTCCGGCGAGGTGCTCACCGACCGGCCCGCCGCCGAACTGGCCGCACTGATCGAGCAGATGACCGAGCGCATGCGGGGGGCCGCGGCCGAGCTGCAGTTCGAGGTGGCCGCCCGGATCCGCGACGAGGTGGGCGAGCTGAAGAAGGAGCTGCGACAGATGAAGGAAGCGGGCCTCGCCTGA
- a CDS encoding MFS transporter produces MASQMLGGLGVPISIALAPVLATEVSGTEALSGLASTASVVGTALLSLPLAALMTARGRRPGLVLAYAIGAAGAALVVLAATVRSFPLLLLGMAAFGAASSANLQARFAAADLAAPDRRARAISVVVWSSTLGAVLGPNLSAPASRSFAGTSIPETAGPFVWAAVVFLLTGTLIGVLLRPDPLLTARALAAPEERSREGRSLRAGFAAVKAAPRARLALVTVAVSHTTMVSIMIMTPMDLGHHGAGLELVGLVISGHIAGMFAFSPVMGWLADRLGRLSVIGLAAGLLSVAALLAGTAGPRHAQSALGLFLLGLGWSAGMVSGSALLTDSVPQPVRAAVQGLSDLTMNTAAGLGGAAAGLVMARASYGWLNAIGAGLLLPMAALALFTARRHPAAPAAVPVPRAAVPGPVSGPGTAPAKGPGGRGPQ; encoded by the coding sequence ATGGCCAGCCAGATGCTCGGCGGGCTCGGCGTGCCGATCAGCATCGCCCTGGCACCGGTCCTGGCCACCGAGGTCAGCGGCACCGAGGCCCTGTCCGGACTCGCCTCCACCGCCTCCGTGGTGGGCACCGCCCTGCTCTCCCTGCCCCTCGCCGCGCTGATGACCGCCCGCGGCCGGCGGCCCGGGCTGGTCCTCGCGTACGCGATCGGCGCCGCCGGCGCGGCCCTCGTCGTGCTCGCCGCCACCGTCCGCAGCTTCCCGCTGCTGCTGCTCGGGATGGCCGCCTTCGGCGCCGCGTCCTCGGCCAACCTCCAGGCCCGCTTCGCCGCCGCCGACCTCGCCGCCCCGGACCGCCGGGCCCGGGCGATCTCCGTGGTCGTCTGGTCGTCCACCCTCGGCGCCGTCCTCGGCCCCAACCTGTCGGCGCCGGCCAGCCGCAGCTTCGCCGGCACCTCCATACCCGAGACGGCGGGCCCCTTCGTGTGGGCCGCCGTCGTCTTCCTGCTCACCGGCACGCTGATCGGCGTGCTCCTGCGGCCGGACCCGCTGCTGACGGCCCGGGCCTTGGCCGCGCCCGAGGAGCGGAGCCGCGAGGGCCGCTCGCTGCGGGCCGGTTTCGCCGCCGTCAAGGCCGCCCCGCGGGCGCGGCTCGCCCTGGTGACCGTCGCCGTGTCCCACACCACCATGGTCTCGATCATGATCATGACCCCGATGGACCTGGGCCACCACGGCGCCGGGCTGGAGCTCGTCGGCCTCGTGATCAGCGGTCACATCGCCGGCATGTTCGCCTTCTCCCCCGTGATGGGCTGGCTCGCCGACCGGCTCGGCCGGCTCTCGGTGATCGGCCTGGCCGCCGGGCTGCTCTCGGTCGCCGCGCTGCTCGCCGGCACGGCCGGCCCCCGCCACGCGCAGAGCGCGCTGGGCCTGTTCCTGCTGGGCCTCGGCTGGTCCGCCGGCATGGTGTCCGGCTCCGCGCTGCTGACCGACTCGGTGCCCCAGCCCGTACGGGCCGCCGTCCAGGGCCTGAGCGACCTCACCATGAACACCGCCGCCGGCCTGGGCGGCGCTGCCGCCGGCCTCGTCATGGCCCGGGCGAGCTACGGCTGGCTGAACGCCATCGGCGCCGGGCTGCTGCTGCCGATGGCGGCGCTGGCCCTCTTCACCGCGCGCCGCCACCCGGCCGCCCCGGCCGCGGTCCCCGTCCCGCGAGCGGCCGTTCCCGGGCCGGTGTCCGGACCCGGGACCGCGCCCGCGAAGGGCCCCGGCGGCCGAGGTCCTCAGTAG
- a CDS encoding TerD family protein — protein sequence MTVNMTKGQAISLQKADGGTLTSVRMGLGWQAAKRRGLFGSRTREIDLDASAVLFADKQPVDVVFFRHLQSDDGSVRHTGDNLVGGAGQGGDDESILVDLQRVPVHIDQIVFTVNSFTGQTFQEVQNAFCRIVDETNGQELARYTLDGGGQYTAQIMAKVSRAGSGWQMTALGNPANGRTFQDLMPSILPHL from the coding sequence GTGACGGTCAACATGACCAAGGGTCAGGCCATCAGTCTGCAGAAGGCGGACGGGGGCACGCTGACCTCGGTCCGCATGGGCCTCGGCTGGCAGGCCGCCAAGCGCCGCGGGCTGTTCGGCTCGCGCACGCGGGAGATCGACCTGGACGCCTCGGCGGTGCTCTTCGCCGACAAGCAGCCGGTGGACGTCGTCTTCTTCCGGCACCTGCAGAGCGACGACGGCTCGGTCCGGCACACCGGCGACAACCTGGTCGGCGGCGCCGGCCAGGGCGGCGACGACGAGTCCATCCTCGTCGACCTCCAGCGCGTCCCGGTCCACATCGACCAGATCGTCTTCACGGTGAACTCCTTCACCGGCCAGACCTTCCAGGAGGTGCAGAACGCCTTCTGCCGCATCGTCGACGAGACCAACGGGCAGGAACTGGCCCGCTACACCCTGGACGGCGGCGGCCAGTACACCGCGCAGATCATGGCGAAGGTGTCCCGGGCGGGCTCCGGCTGGCAGATGACGGCCCTGGGGAACCCGGCCAACGGCCGCACCTTCCAGGACCTGATGCCGTCGATCCTGCCGCACCTGTAG